The Polyangia bacterium genome has a segment encoding these proteins:
- a CDS encoding bifunctional metallophosphatase/5'-nucleotidase, whose protein sequence is MLMNVARAGKTALSLFFGLALVAAVGCGKSKPAESNDAGTGGSSGSGGAGGTDNTDGGGADGSTDVVLGPPQKLVILHTNDIHSHLEGFGPEADYSPATVNDDTTVGGMARLATAIGTARAQAGDTPVLLLDAGDFMMGTLFELLATVAPPELAMMSALKYDATTIGNHELDWSPAGLAGLLAAATKAGTTIPIIASNMHFSDTDSRDDALKVLADAGHIQNKLIISRGTLRIGFFGLLGADAVQVTPQAAPLTFDPIATAATAMVADLRNNDKVDLVVALSHSGVTSVGTGEDVDLANAVPGIDIIISGHTHDKLDQPKIVKNTVIVTAGAYGQYLGKLEVTVTPGATPQVVVDKYTLMPIDDTIMGDVPTETGVQTAIAGVDMALAQVNPALTYKAPIAETAADLALPMYAEAPIGNLVTDAYRKITAAVQPTAPPMIAVEANGQLRAPILKGKTGQVWFEDMFRVLPIGIGPDQLPGYPLVTFYLNAADIKSGLELDAAAGFLSDQYFLQVSGISAKYDSTKPVFGRVTGLSLVDDSNPASPVVTPLDITDTTKCYKVVATNYVAGLLGLIQKLTSGLLSVTAKAADCSGAACLCTTPIDPTDPKYYVDAVPDDPNVPATTGVQELKHWQALLKYMTAFPDTSVPADGISDVPSAYSTAQGRIVKQ, encoded by the coding sequence ATGTTGATGAACGTCGCCCGCGCCGGAAAAACGGCGCTTTCGCTTTTTTTTGGTTTGGCCCTGGTTGCCGCTGTCGGCTGCGGAAAAAGCAAACCGGCCGAGAGCAACGACGCCGGCACCGGTGGCAGCAGCGGATCAGGCGGCGCGGGCGGCACCGACAACACCGATGGTGGCGGCGCCGACGGCTCGACTGACGTCGTGCTGGGCCCGCCCCAGAAGCTGGTCATCCTGCACACCAACGACATTCACTCGCACCTGGAAGGCTTCGGTCCCGAGGCGGACTATTCGCCGGCCACGGTGAATGACGACACCACCGTCGGCGGCATGGCTCGCCTGGCCACGGCCATCGGCACCGCGCGGGCCCAGGCGGGCGACACGCCGGTGTTGCTGCTCGACGCCGGCGACTTCATGATGGGCACGCTGTTCGAGTTGCTGGCCACCGTCGCTCCGCCCGAGCTGGCGATGATGAGCGCGCTGAAATACGACGCCACCACCATCGGCAACCACGAGCTGGATTGGTCGCCGGCCGGATTGGCCGGACTGCTCGCCGCCGCGACCAAGGCCGGCACCACCATTCCCATCATCGCCAGCAACATGCACTTCAGCGACACCGATTCGCGCGACGACGCGCTGAAGGTGCTGGCTGACGCCGGCCACATTCAGAACAAGCTGATAATCTCGCGCGGTACGCTGAGAATCGGGTTCTTCGGTTTATTGGGCGCGGACGCCGTGCAGGTGACGCCGCAGGCGGCGCCGCTGACCTTCGATCCGATCGCCACCGCGGCGACGGCGATGGTCGCGGACCTGCGCAATAACGACAAGGTGGATCTGGTGGTCGCGCTTTCGCACTCCGGGGTCACCAGCGTCGGTACCGGCGAAGACGTCGATCTGGCGAACGCCGTCCCCGGCATCGACATCATCATCAGCGGCCACACCCACGACAAACTGGATCAGCCGAAGATCGTGAAGAACACGGTGATCGTCACCGCCGGCGCCTACGGCCAGTACCTGGGCAAGCTGGAGGTGACGGTGACGCCCGGCGCGACCCCGCAGGTCGTCGTCGACAAATACACGCTGATGCCCATCGACGACACCATCATGGGCGACGTCCCCACCGAGACCGGCGTCCAGACCGCCATCGCCGGCGTGGACATGGCGCTGGCCCAGGTGAACCCGGCTCTGACCTACAAGGCGCCGATCGCCGAGACGGCCGCCGATCTGGCGCTCCCGATGTACGCCGAGGCCCCGATCGGCAACCTGGTCACCGACGCTTACCGCAAGATCACCGCGGCGGTGCAGCCGACCGCGCCGCCGATGATCGCCGTCGAGGCGAATGGCCAGCTGCGCGCGCCGATCCTCAAAGGCAAGACCGGGCAGGTGTGGTTCGAAGATATGTTCCGGGTGTTGCCGATCGGCATCGGCCCGGATCAACTGCCGGGCTATCCGCTGGTGACGTTTTACCTGAACGCCGCCGACATCAAATCAGGGTTGGAGCTGGACGCCGCCGCCGGCTTTCTATCAGACCAGTACTTCCTGCAGGTGTCGGGCATCAGCGCGAAGTACGATTCAACGAAGCCGGTCTTCGGCCGGGTGACCGGGCTGTCATTGGTCGACGACAGCAATCCCGCCAGCCCGGTGGTGACACCGCTGGATATAACGGACACCACCAAGTGCTACAAGGTCGTGGCCACGAACTACGTGGCTGGCCTGCTGGGATTGATCCAGAAGCTGACCAGCGGCTTGCTCAGCGTGACGGCCAAGGCGGCGGACTGTTCCGGTGCGGCGTGCTTGTGCACGACGCCGATCGACCCGACGGACCCGAAGTACTACGTCGACGCCGTGCCCGACGATCCGAACGTCCCCGCCACCACCGGCGTCCAGGAGCTCAAGCACTGGCAGGCGTTGCTCAAGTACATGACGGCTTTCCCGGACACCAGCGTCCCCGCCGACGGCATCTCAGATGTCCCCTCGGCTTACTCGACGGCGCAAGGCCGGATCGTCAAGCAGTGA
- a CDS encoding DUF4383 domain-containing protein, with product MNTGNPRAIWQQRSRRLLRVFAPILIITGIAGFLVPSRMALMSGACPYNVFHLIAGSVGLALAFSNSAQAATAFNVGFGVVDLYQAVAGVVGFFPAGVFALRPADHVVHAALGLLLVVVGWHGRPVAPARRNR from the coding sequence ATGAACACCGGCAACCCAAGGGCCATCTGGCAGCAGCGCAGCCGCAGGCTGTTGCGGGTGTTCGCGCCCATCTTGATCATCACTGGCATCGCCGGCTTCCTGGTGCCGTCGCGGATGGCGCTGATGAGCGGCGCCTGTCCGTACAACGTCTTTCACCTCATCGCCGGTTCAGTGGGCCTGGCGCTGGCCTTCAGCAACAGCGCGCAGGCGGCCACGGCATTCAACGTCGGGTTCGGGGTCGTTGATCTTTACCAGGCTGTCGCGGGGGTGGTGGGCTTCTTCCCCGCAGGCGTCTTCGCCTTGCGTCCCGCCGATCATGTGGTGCACGCGGCCCTGGGTCTGCTGCTGGTGGTGGTGGGCTGGCACGGCCGGCCCGTCGCCCCTGCGCGCAGGAACCGCTAG
- the msrA gene encoding peptide-methionine (S)-S-oxide reductase MsrA — MWVSSTKLKLPTRDDALPGRAQAMPVPTAHHVLGTPLRPPFPAGTEVAVFALGCFWGAERKFWELEGVFSTAVGYAGGFTPNPTYKEVCSGMTGHTEVVQVVFDPRVLPYASLLKVFFENHDPTQGMRQGNDVGTQYRSAIYTHGEAQRQAAIAARDAYQKEIAAAGFGAITTEIAEAPPFFYAEDYHQQYLSKNPDGYCGLGGTGVSCPIGLPTASAR, encoded by the coding sequence ATGTGGGTTAGCTCGACGAAACTGAAGCTGCCGACGCGCGACGACGCCTTGCCGGGTCGCGCGCAAGCCATGCCGGTGCCGACCGCGCACCACGTGCTGGGCACACCGCTGCGCCCGCCGTTCCCCGCCGGAACCGAAGTGGCCGTCTTCGCTCTGGGCTGCTTTTGGGGCGCGGAACGAAAATTCTGGGAGCTGGAAGGCGTCTTCTCCACCGCCGTCGGATATGCCGGCGGCTTCACGCCCAACCCGACGTACAAAGAAGTCTGCTCGGGCATGACCGGACACACCGAAGTGGTGCAGGTGGTCTTCGATCCGCGGGTGCTGCCGTACGCGTCGCTGTTGAAGGTCTTCTTCGAGAACCACGATCCCACCCAGGGCATGCGTCAAGGCAATGACGTGGGGACCCAGTACCGATCGGCCATCTACACCCACGGCGAAGCGCAGCGCCAGGCAGCCATCGCCGCGCGCGACGCCTATCAGAAAGAGATCGCCGCCGCCGGCTTCGGCGCCATCACCACCGAGATCGCGGAAGCGCCGCCGTTCTTCTACGCCGAGGATTACCACCAGCAGTATCTGTCGAAGAACCCCGACGGCTACTGCGGGCTCGGCGGCACCGGCGTCAGCTGCCCGATCGGTTTGCCGACGGCGTCCGCGCGGTGA
- the amrB gene encoding AmmeMemoRadiSam system protein B has product MPTTRALPRLRPDLEVMPSPVPEQPGLMIRDPYRFSDQTLIVPPLLARCLACFDGQQTEGDLRERLTRLTGQVVVGEPAAHLIEALGEAGFLDDEVFAAMKEKRQRAFEAAPQRSAVHAGGGYPAERQPLRDVLGRSISDGKIATNGRPLRGIAAPHVSPEGGYPSYGAAYGALPTDDGLGERTFVVLGTSHYGQPDKFGLTRKAFTTPFGRTSADTALVDALIRDGGHDAVVVEDYCHAIEHSVEFQVVYLQHLFGAGVRVLPILCGPFLAAHGAPRLPEKNPAVARFLGVLGELNARLGQQLLWVLGIDMTHVGARYGDRFHARAGEGPLQDIEARDRQRIERINAGDAAGFWNLVGENGGDDLKWCGSSPIYTFLRAVPEARGQLLRYQQWNIDPASVVSFAALGFS; this is encoded by the coding sequence ATGCCGACGACGCGTGCCCTGCCCCGCCTGCGCCCCGATCTGGAGGTGATGCCCTCGCCGGTTCCGGAACAGCCGGGGCTGATGATTCGGGATCCCTATCGTTTCTCCGATCAAACGTTGATCGTGCCGCCGCTGCTGGCGCGCTGCCTGGCCTGCTTTGACGGACAGCAAACCGAGGGCGACCTGCGCGAACGACTGACCCGCCTGACCGGTCAGGTCGTGGTGGGCGAACCCGCTGCGCACCTGATCGAAGCGCTGGGCGAAGCCGGTTTTCTCGACGACGAGGTGTTCGCCGCGATGAAAGAAAAAAGGCAGCGCGCCTTCGAGGCGGCGCCACAGCGGTCGGCGGTTCACGCCGGCGGCGGCTATCCGGCGGAACGGCAGCCGCTGCGAGACGTCCTTGGGCGCAGCATCAGCGACGGTAAGATCGCCACCAACGGACGACCGCTGCGCGGGATCGCCGCCCCGCACGTCAGCCCCGAGGGCGGGTATCCGTCTTACGGCGCCGCCTACGGCGCGCTGCCCACCGACGACGGCCTGGGCGAGCGAACCTTCGTGGTGCTGGGGACGTCGCATTACGGGCAGCCGGACAAATTCGGCCTCACGCGCAAGGCCTTCACCACGCCGTTCGGCCGCACCAGCGCCGACACCGCGCTGGTCGACGCGCTGATTCGCGACGGCGGCCACGACGCCGTGGTGGTCGAGGACTATTGCCACGCCATCGAACACTCGGTGGAGTTTCAGGTGGTGTATCTGCAGCACCTGTTCGGCGCCGGTGTGCGCGTCCTGCCGATCTTGTGCGGACCTTTCCTGGCCGCGCACGGCGCCCCGCGCCTGCCGGAGAAGAATCCGGCGGTGGCCCGGTTTCTCGGAGTGCTCGGCGAATTGAACGCGCGGCTCGGCCAGCAGCTGCTGTGGGTGCTGGGCATCGACATGACCCACGTCGGAGCCCGCTATGGCGATCGCTTTCACGCCCGCGCCGGCGAAGGTCCGCTGCAGGACATCGAAGCGCGCGACCGGCAGCGCATCGAGCGCATCAACGCCGGCGACGCCGCCGGCTTTTGGAACCTAGTCGGCGAAAACGGGGGCGACGATCTGAAGTGGTGCGGCTCGTCGCCGATCTACACCTTCCTGCGCGCCGTGCCCGAGGCGCGCGGACAGCTTTTGCGCTATCAGCAGTGGAACATCGATCCGGCCAGCGTGGTCAGCTTCGCCGCGCTGGGGTTCTCTTGA
- a CDS encoding serine/threonine-protein kinase, whose product MVRSAAASRLIPAATFPPERVSRYRLLAPLGTGGMAAVFLARAEGMGGFERDVAVKLIHAHLRENQELTLALLNEARIAAKIRHPNVVPVYDVGEDPSGIFLVMEYVEGDTLSGLQRAARAANTRIPVSVGLRILADALAGLQGAHEQRDSNGAPLEIVHRDFSPQNILVGADGVSRLTDFGIAKAAGRSGHTSPGSIKGKVAYMAPEQARGKVVDRRCDVWAAGVVAWELLAARALHESDDEVATLLDVVTQAPPDLRTIDPSIPAALADVVASALVIDRQRRCPTAAELRSRLISACRAHGTLADSAEVATFMDKMGGGRTITPLPSEAMVAPALPVGGDRGPGRDSPTMTLQSIPINGGNLDSTGVELEPGAARANVRRRSWNWNRVGMGVVAVAVSAAGMAVLASRPIPRQAQAIVAGHEQAPGPAPRKISPPVAVAPALIPASAVFPAPATIAAAAGAPVPEMRALAPRRHHGKDHHGRELSLHTIHASIAVHGTHAGAPHAPSPPPLAGNPYADEHP is encoded by the coding sequence GTGGTTCGGTCGGCGGCAGCAAGCAGACTGATTCCGGCGGCCACGTTCCCCCCGGAACGCGTAAGTCGGTATCGGCTTCTGGCGCCCTTGGGCACCGGCGGCATGGCAGCGGTGTTTCTGGCCCGCGCGGAAGGAATGGGCGGCTTCGAGCGCGACGTCGCGGTGAAGCTGATCCATGCCCATCTGCGTGAAAATCAAGAGTTGACGCTGGCTTTGCTGAACGAAGCGCGCATCGCCGCCAAGATCCGCCACCCGAACGTCGTCCCGGTTTACGACGTGGGAGAAGACCCGTCCGGCATCTTCCTGGTTATGGAGTATGTCGAGGGTGACACGCTGAGCGGCCTGCAGCGAGCCGCGCGCGCCGCGAACACGCGGATTCCTGTCTCAGTGGGTTTGCGAATCCTCGCCGACGCGTTGGCCGGCCTGCAGGGCGCCCACGAACAGCGAGACAGCAACGGCGCCCCGCTGGAGATCGTGCATCGGGATTTTTCGCCGCAGAACATTTTGGTAGGGGCAGATGGCGTCAGTCGCCTGACCGACTTTGGTATTGCCAAGGCCGCCGGCCGATCGGGACACACCAGCCCGGGATCGATCAAAGGCAAGGTGGCGTACATGGCGCCCGAGCAGGCGCGCGGGAAGGTCGTCGATCGGCGCTGCGACGTGTGGGCCGCTGGGGTGGTGGCCTGGGAGCTGCTGGCCGCGCGCGCCCTGCACGAAAGCGACGACGAGGTGGCGACGTTGCTGGACGTGGTGACACAGGCGCCGCCCGATCTGCGCACCATCGATCCCTCCATTCCCGCCGCGCTGGCCGACGTGGTGGCCTCCGCGCTGGTCATCGATCGCCAGCGCCGATGCCCAACCGCCGCCGAGCTGCGCAGCCGCTTGATCAGCGCGTGCCGCGCGCATGGCACGCTCGCCGACAGCGCCGAGGTGGCGACCTTCATGGACAAGATGGGCGGCGGCCGGACCATCACGCCGCTGCCCAGCGAAGCGATGGTCGCTCCCGCGCTGCCGGTCGGCGGCGACCGCGGTCCCGGCCGCGACTCCCCGACCATGACCTTGCAGTCGATCCCAATCAATGGAGGAAACCTCGACAGCACCGGCGTCGAACTCGAACCTGGTGCCGCTCGCGCCAACGTCCGTCGGCGATCCTGGAATTGGAACCGCGTCGGCATGGGCGTGGTCGCGGTGGCCGTATCGGCCGCCGGAATGGCGGTGCTGGCCAGCCGTCCCATTCCCCGCCAGGCGCAAGCGATCGTGGCCGGGCACGAACAGGCGCCCGGGCCAGCGCCGCGAAAAATTTCGCCACCCGTCGCAGTGGCGCCGGCCTTGATCCCGGCCAGCGCTGTTTTTCCCGCCCCGGCGACCATCGCTGCTGCGGCAGGGGCGCCCGTACCGGAGATGCGCGCGCTTGCTCCCCGCCGCCATCACGGCAAGGATCACCACGGCCGGGAACTGTCACTGCATACGATCCACGCGTCGATCGCGGTGCACGGGACGCACGCTGGCGCCCCGCACGCGCCGTCGCCGCCACCGCTGGCCGGCAATCCTTACGCTGACGAACATCCCTAG
- a CDS encoding sigma 54-interacting transcriptional regulator: protein MRSGPDRGGADLTTALHSKFDPSPPPEGSFTATVIEGPPGSVGRAVTIDGSKMARVMIGHGSVCEVALDDRAVSSRHAALEMVGRRLRVTDLGSKNGTFVDGVAVVDAFLRGGENVRVGATVLRFEYRTAGARAEISSATGYGHLVGVSTEMRRLYPLCERLAQSRFPLIIEGETGTGKEVLGESLHELGPRAAGPFVVFDCTAVPPNLMEAELFGHERGAFTGAVMARKGFFEQAHGGTLFIDEIGDLEIAMQAKLLRAIERSEIRRLGGEVVQVDVRILAATRRDLDAEVQVGRFRDDLFHRLAVARIELPPLRRRRGDIPVLASHLCEQLGGDPQLLPREIVARWEDYGWPGNVRELRNTVARHLALGELANLDPEHWSQTLRKVADAAAGAEPPSVDDLMEEVLRLPLGEARQRLVDEFERRYIARMLQNNGGNVTRAAESAGVARRYFQTIKARHRR, encoded by the coding sequence ATGCGTAGCGGGCCCGATCGCGGCGGCGCCGATCTGACGACAGCCTTGCACTCGAAGTTCGATCCCTCGCCGCCGCCGGAAGGATCGTTCACAGCCACCGTGATCGAAGGACCGCCCGGCAGTGTGGGCCGCGCCGTGACCATCGATGGCTCGAAGATGGCGCGCGTGATGATCGGCCACGGTTCGGTGTGCGAAGTGGCGCTGGATGATCGGGCGGTCTCCAGCCGTCATGCCGCGCTGGAGATGGTCGGCCGTCGCCTGCGCGTCACCGACCTGGGATCGAAGAACGGCACCTTCGTCGACGGCGTGGCGGTGGTGGACGCGTTCCTGCGCGGCGGTGAGAATGTGCGCGTGGGCGCCACCGTTCTGCGCTTCGAGTACCGCACCGCCGGCGCGCGGGCGGAGATCTCCTCCGCCACCGGCTATGGCCACCTGGTCGGCGTCAGCACCGAGATGCGCCGTCTTTATCCGCTGTGCGAGCGGCTGGCGCAGTCGCGTTTTCCGCTGATCATCGAAGGCGAGACCGGCACCGGCAAAGAAGTGTTGGGGGAATCTCTGCACGAGCTTGGTCCGCGCGCCGCCGGGCCGTTCGTGGTCTTCGACTGCACGGCGGTGCCGCCCAACTTGATGGAGGCCGAGCTATTCGGGCACGAGCGCGGCGCCTTCACCGGCGCGGTGATGGCCCGCAAGGGTTTCTTCGAGCAGGCGCACGGTGGGACGTTGTTCATCGACGAGATCGGCGATCTGGAGATCGCCATGCAGGCCAAACTGCTGCGCGCGATCGAGCGGTCGGAGATTCGGCGCCTCGGCGGCGAGGTGGTGCAGGTCGACGTGCGTATCCTGGCCGCCACGCGCCGCGATCTGGACGCCGAGGTTCAGGTCGGACGTTTTCGCGACGATCTCTTTCACCGCCTGGCGGTGGCGCGTATCGAGCTGCCGCCGTTGCGTCGGCGGCGCGGCGACATCCCGGTGCTGGCGTCGCACCTGTGCGAACAGCTGGGCGGCGATCCGCAGCTTCTGCCGCGCGAGATCGTGGCCCGCTGGGAAGACTATGGCTGGCCCGGCAACGTGCGCGAGCTGCGCAACACTGTCGCCCGCCACCTGGCCTTGGGTGAACTGGCCAACCTTGACCCCGAACACTGGAGCCAGACCTTGCGCAAGGTGGCCGACGCCGCCGCCGGCGCCGAACCGCCCAGCGTCGACGATCTAATGGAAGAGGTGCTGCGCCTGCCCCTTGGTGAGGCGCGCCAGCGTCTGGTCGACGAGTTCGAACGGCGCTACATCGCGCGCATGCTGCAGAATAACGGCGGGAACGTCACCCGGGCCGCCGAATCTGCCGGCGTGGCCCGTCGTTATTTTCAGACTATCAAAGCCCGGCATCGGAGGTAG
- a CDS encoding tRNA-uridine aminocarboxypropyltransferase, producing MPRHDSSGHRCDRCRMHRSLCLCVILPSLSTRTQLVLVLHQLEARKTTNTGRIAALCLPGSRIVVRGRDDRAALGPGPPPLLWAEGTQPVLLFPHDSARPIEAWRGSPAPVTLIVPDGTWSQAIRTRKRIPGLAEVPCAALSDASSLTAARYRLRHDGRPDRLSTLAAIAIALGVLEGAGVQQALERALAMMVERTLWTNGRIRSSDVTGGIPQGAQSHDPLGRGQRDVV from the coding sequence ATGCCCCGTCACGACAGCAGCGGTCACCGCTGCGACCGCTGCCGCATGCACCGGAGCCTGTGCCTGTGCGTCATTCTGCCCTCTCTTTCCACGCGCACGCAGCTGGTCTTGGTTCTGCACCAACTGGAGGCGCGCAAGACCACCAACACCGGACGAATCGCGGCGCTGTGCTTGCCCGGCAGCCGCATCGTGGTGCGCGGGCGGGATGATCGGGCGGCCCTGGGGCCTGGTCCGCCACCGCTTTTGTGGGCTGAGGGCACGCAGCCTGTCTTGTTGTTTCCGCACGACAGCGCCCGCCCAATCGAAGCCTGGCGCGGTTCGCCGGCGCCCGTCACGTTGATCGTTCCTGACGGAACCTGGTCGCAAGCCATCCGGACTCGCAAGCGGATTCCTGGGCTGGCCGAGGTGCCGTGCGCGGCCCTGTCGGACGCATCGTCGCTGACCGCGGCGCGCTATCGACTGCGGCACGACGGGCGCCCGGACCGCCTCTCGACGCTGGCGGCGATCGCCATCGCCCTGGGTGTCCTGGAAGGCGCCGGAGTGCAACAGGCGCTGGAACGCGCGCTGGCGATGATGGTCGAGCGGACGCTGTGGACCAATGGACGCATCCGGTCGTCCGACGTCACGGGCGGGATCCCTCAGGGCGCGCAATCGCACGATCCGCTCGGCCGCGGTCAACGCGACGTGGTGTGA
- a CDS encoding tetratricopeptide repeat protein, with translation MPSAAREKSLLILDRAHQVGWVALLSAVAALFFPVRLAVAAEAAAVDDAVAQATALNRQALASYEGGDFEEARKTINRALALFTSTALQQHPLHARTWLHLGIVLVGGFHQSKEGVAAFRKALKLQPTINLNSDLASPEIQAAFHEAQQAPLEPAPASVAEASSSVSALMHTPVIEGQRGSAISITVLVPRALAFDKLMLAYRKADGDEFLGRPMKPEASGAYTAEIPANATSGPVVSYFVEATDAAGDVVAARGSADAPLVIALVGDRPASGRRPDDGDEAGGDDAPARRVLCAFMLGSGVGLASGTGDLNADVMTPHAELAPARLLHLAPELGIWLSRSLLLSLQLRLQFVTGTTDLIVGDHHYHAAGRALAAFARASWLWRPWHALQPLFSLALGVGEIRHVVAFDYFDCGSDHHQRCIDTVSAGPFLAGAGTGLLYTLTERWALLTQLNVQLAAPRSTLNFDLNLGAAVRF, from the coding sequence ATGCCGTCGGCCGCGCGCGAGAAGTCGCTGTTGATTCTGGACAGAGCGCATCAAGTGGGCTGGGTGGCATTGCTGAGCGCGGTCGCGGCGCTCTTTTTTCCCGTTCGTCTGGCCGTGGCTGCAGAGGCTGCGGCCGTCGACGACGCCGTCGCGCAGGCCACCGCGCTGAATCGGCAAGCGTTGGCCTCCTATGAGGGCGGCGACTTCGAAGAGGCGCGCAAAACGATCAATCGGGCGCTGGCGTTGTTCACGTCGACCGCACTGCAGCAGCACCCTCTACACGCCCGCACCTGGCTGCATCTAGGGATTGTGTTGGTGGGCGGCTTTCATCAATCGAAAGAAGGCGTCGCCGCGTTTCGCAAGGCGCTGAAGCTGCAGCCGACGATCAATCTCAATTCCGATCTGGCGTCGCCGGAGATCCAAGCCGCATTTCATGAGGCGCAGCAGGCGCCGCTGGAGCCGGCGCCCGCATCCGTCGCTGAAGCGTCGTCTTCGGTCTCGGCGCTGATGCACACGCCGGTGATCGAAGGCCAGCGCGGCAGCGCTATCTCGATCACCGTGCTGGTGCCGCGGGCGTTAGCCTTCGACAAGTTGATGCTCGCCTATCGAAAAGCCGACGGCGACGAGTTCCTTGGGCGTCCGATGAAGCCGGAGGCAAGCGGCGCCTACACTGCCGAGATTCCGGCCAACGCGACCTCGGGACCGGTGGTGTCGTATTTCGTCGAGGCCACCGACGCCGCTGGCGACGTGGTGGCGGCGCGCGGTTCGGCGGACGCACCGCTGGTGATCGCCTTGGTGGGCGACCGGCCAGCCTCAGGGCGCCGACCCGACGATGGTGACGAGGCGGGCGGCGACGACGCGCCGGCGCGACGCGTCTTGTGCGCCTTCATGCTGGGCAGCGGGGTGGGTCTGGCGTCGGGCACCGGCGATCTGAACGCCGATGTGATGACGCCACACGCGGAGCTGGCGCCGGCGCGTCTGCTGCACCTGGCTCCCGAGTTGGGGATATGGCTCAGTCGGTCGCTGCTGCTGTCACTGCAGCTGCGCCTGCAGTTCGTCACCGGCACCACGGACCTGATCGTCGGCGACCACCACTATCACGCCGCCGGCCGGGCATTGGCGGCGTTCGCCCGGGCTAGCTGGTTGTGGAGGCCGTGGCACGCACTGCAACCATTGTTCTCGCTGGCGCTGGGCGTGGGCGAGATCCGCCACGTGGTGGCGTTCGACTATTTCGACTGCGGCAGCGATCATCACCAGCGCTGCATCGACACCGTCAGCGCCGGGCCGTTCTTGGCCGGCGCCGGGACCGGTCTTCTTTACACGCTGACCGAGCGGTGGGCCCTGCTCACGCAGTTGAACGTGCAGCTGGCGGCGCCGCGCTCGACGCTGAACTTCGATCTCAATCTGGGCGCCGCGGTTCGATTCTGA
- a CDS encoding helix-turn-helix domain-containing protein: MVANETTDPNDLMTPSDAARILGLSADSVRVLSDNGRLPAMRTVSGRRLFRRGDVDRLAAQRAQRLDDGAMKGASRQT; encoded by the coding sequence ATGGTAGCAAATGAGACCACTGACCCGAACGATCTGATGACCCCCAGCGACGCGGCCCGCATCCTCGGCCTTTCGGCCGATTCCGTGCGCGTGCTGTCCGACAATGGCCGCTTGCCGGCCATGCGGACAGTGAGCGGACGGCGACTCTTCCGACGGGGAGATGTCGACCGGCTGGCTGCGCAGCGCGCCCAGCGCCTTGACGACGGCGCCATGAAAGGCGCGTCCCGACAGACCTAG
- a CDS encoding rhomboid family intramembrane serine protease, with product MSDAERAAEALVRATDSGTRAGDWAVVLAAAGIDYSLVRAETGWAVMVAAIDEGPARAALDGYDREAAALPVEGAPPDSRPSHLGIVSAVLLAGFYGLTGPRDVAQPTSWFAHGSAVSQEILGGQWWRAVTALTLHADLLHLTGNLIACVIFVGAAGRWLGSGVAAALMVLAAGAANLLTAAVHGPGHYSVGASTATFAALGLLAGLQLIRRWRLGPLKRRAWLPLGAGLALFAMLGVGEHADVLAHLFGLGIGALAGVATAVLVQRRLAALGQIVGALLALGAVATAWALAFTRS from the coding sequence ATGAGCGACGCCGAACGGGCGGCTGAGGCGTTGGTTCGAGCCACGGACAGCGGCACGCGCGCCGGCGATTGGGCGGTGGTTCTGGCGGCGGCCGGGATCGACTACAGCCTGGTCCGCGCCGAGACCGGGTGGGCGGTGATGGTCGCCGCCATCGACGAGGGCCCCGCGCGCGCTGCGCTCGACGGGTATGACCGGGAGGCGGCGGCCCTTCCCGTCGAAGGCGCGCCGCCCGATTCACGCCCCAGCCACCTGGGGATCGTCAGCGCTGTACTGCTGGCGGGTTTCTATGGATTGACTGGCCCGCGCGACGTCGCCCAGCCGACGTCATGGTTCGCTCACGGCAGCGCGGTGTCGCAGGAGATCCTGGGCGGGCAATGGTGGCGGGCGGTCACCGCCCTCACCTTGCACGCCGATCTATTGCACTTAACCGGTAATCTGATCGCCTGCGTGATCTTCGTGGGCGCCGCCGGTCGCTGGCTCGGGTCCGGCGTGGCTGCCGCGCTGATGGTGCTGGCTGCCGGCGCGGCCAATCTATTGACGGCGGCGGTTCATGGTCCGGGCCACTATTCCGTCGGCGCCTCGACGGCGACGTTCGCGGCGTTGGGGCTTCTGGCCGGACTGCAACTCATCCGGCGTTGGCGGCTGGGGCCGCTCAAGCGTCGGGCGTGGCTGCCCCTCGGCGCCGGCCTGGCGCTGTTCGCCATGCTGGGCGTCGGCGAACACGCGGACGTTCTGGCGCATTTATTTGGCCTCGGCATCGGCGCGCTGGCCGGGGTTGCGACGGCGGTGCTGGTGCAACGCCGGCTTGCGGCGTTGGGGCAAATCGTTGGCGCTTTGCTGGCGCTGGGCGCCGTCGCGACAGCGTGGGCACTGGCGTTTACTCGTTCGTAG